The following are encoded together in the Equus quagga isolate Etosha38 chromosome 15, UCLA_HA_Equagga_1.0, whole genome shotgun sequence genome:
- the ABT1 gene encoding activator of basal transcription 1 has translation MPHGSASMEAEESEQEAAEQELLEGRDQKPEAEEEQEESEEAACGGKKRVVPGIVYLGHIPPRFRPLHVRNLLSAYGEVGRVFFQPEDGFVRRKKKAAAASTTGGKKRSKYSKDYTEGWVEFRDKRVAKRVAASLHNTPMGARRRSPFRYDLWNLKYLHRFTWSHLSEHLAFERQVRRQRLRAEVAQAKRETDFYLQSVERGQRFLAADGDSARPDSTWAFAQRPTEQELRARKAARPGGRERARLANVQDQARSNRGLLARIFGAPPPSESMEEPSLVKDS, from the exons ATGCCTCACGGATCCGCAAGCATGGAGGCAGAGGAATCGGAACAGGAAGCCGCGGAGCAGGAGCTTCTGGAAGGGAGAGACCAGAAACCAGAGgcggaggaggagcaggaggaatcCGAAGAGGCAGCCTGCGGCGGCAAGAAGCGGGTGGTGCCGGGTATTGTGTACCTGGGCCACATCCCGCCCCGCTTTCGGCCTCTGCACGTACGGAACCTTCTCAGCGCCTATGGCGAGGTCGGGCGCGTTTTTTTCCAGCCTGAGG ATGGGTTCGTGAGGCGCAAGAAGAAGGCAGCGGCAGCTTCGACCACGGGAGGAAAAAAGCGGTCCAAGTACAGCAAGGACTACACCgagggctgggtggagttccggGACAAGCGAGTAGCCAAGCGAGTGGCGGCCAGTCTGCACAACACGCCTATGGGCGCCCGCAGGCGCAGCCCCTTCCGCTACGACCTGTGGAACCTCAAG TACCTGCACCGTTTCACCTGGTCCCATCTCAGCGAGCATCTTGCCTTTGAGCGTCAGGTGCGCAGGCAACGCCTGAGGGCCGAGGTTGCCCAGGCCAAGCGTGAGACTGACTTCTATCTTCAAAGTGTGGAGCGGGGACAGCGCTTCCTTGCCGCTGATGGGGACTCTGCCCGCCCGGATAGCACTTGGGCCTTTGCCCAGCGTCCTACTGAGCAGGAGCTGAGGGCCCGGAAGGCAGCTCGGCCAGGGGGACGTGAACGGGCTCGCCTGGCTAACGTGCAGGACCAGGCCCGCTCCAACCGAGGGCTCCTTGCTAGGATCTTTGGAGCCCCACCACCCTCAGAGAGCATGGAGGAACCCTCTCTGGTCAAGGACTcttga